One region of Mesomycoplasma ovipneumoniae genomic DNA includes:
- a CDS encoding ABC transporter ATP-binding protein has protein sequence MSNNSKFYLEKNTYFFGKIVRQTWRQLTPGVKKMLESSGEKPIVSFENVDITYGTGNRKNKVIHDISFNIYEGEVLSFVGESGSGKSTTGSALAGLVPRSFGKITINNLELPKNTRKIRAKILDELVSNVQMIFQDPLSSLNPYKNIYDVVTEGIVNLEQRKKGSIKQLFSQHYYQNTFENLVKILKSQKIPQNLINQISDQFYKNTTQISVSDLFANLINYLKKISSIHPNIVDFIQKKSLFLKNFLEKPTKDVTYKYVTDMLASIGLDSSVLSRFPLEFSGGQQQRIGICRALLLRPKILVADEPISALDVSIQAQIINIFKDLKEKYNLTIFFISHDLRMVEYISDRIAVVYRGRILEIGPTKEITQKFLHPYTKSLIESIPTIESKGESLAGFIYDPKMHKYSESNQPEWIDLGNNHYILATFSEVKRWKLGDYNYEKN, from the coding sequence ATGAGCAATAATTCTAAATTTTATCTTGAAAAAAACACATATTTTTTTGGTAAGATTGTCCGCCAAACTTGGCGTCAATTAACTCCTGGTGTTAAAAAAATGCTTGAATCTAGCGGCGAAAAACCAATTGTTAGCTTTGAAAATGTCGATATTACCTATGGAACTGGTAACCGAAAAAACAAAGTTATTCATGACATAAGTTTCAATATTTATGAAGGTGAAGTTCTTTCTTTTGTTGGTGAGTCTGGTTCAGGAAAGTCAACAACCGGTTCTGCGCTAGCAGGTTTGGTTCCTCGAAGTTTTGGGAAAATCACTATTAACAATTTAGAATTACCAAAAAATACTCGTAAAATCCGCGCTAAAATTCTTGATGAACTAGTTTCAAATGTGCAAATGATTTTCCAAGATCCACTTTCTTCACTTAATCCTTATAAAAATATTTATGATGTAGTTACCGAAGGAATAGTCAACCTCGAACAGCGAAAAAAAGGTTCAATAAAACAGTTATTTTCACAACATTATTACCAAAATACCTTTGAAAATCTAGTAAAAATTCTTAAAAGCCAAAAAATTCCCCAAAATTTAATCAATCAAATTAGCGATCAATTTTACAAAAACACAACCCAAATTTCAGTGTCAGATTTATTTGCTAATTTAATAAATTACCTTAAAAAAATTAGCTCAATTCACCCAAATATTGTTGACTTTATCCAAAAAAAGTCTCTATTTTTAAAGAACTTTTTGGAAAAACCGACAAAAGATGTAACCTATAAATACGTTACAGACATGCTCGCCTCAATTGGACTTGACAGTTCAGTTTTGTCAAGATTTCCATTAGAATTTTCAGGAGGACAACAACAAAGAATTGGAATTTGCCGTGCTTTATTACTTAGACCTAAAATTCTTGTTGCTGATGAGCCAATTTCGGCACTTGATGTTTCAATTCAAGCCCAAATAATCAACATTTTTAAAGATTTAAAGGAAAAATACAACTTAACAATATTTTTCATTTCTCATGATCTTCGAATGGTTGAATACATTTCAGACCGAATTGCTGTTGTTTATCGAGGTCGAATTTTAGAAATTGGCCCAACAAAAGAAATAACCCAAAAATTTTTACACCCTTATACAAAATCATTGATTGAATCAATCCCGACAATTGAATCAAAAGGTGAATCACTTGCAGGATTTATTTATGATCCAAAAATGCATAAATATTCAGAATCAAACCAACCTGAGTGGATTGATTTAGGAAATAACCATTATATTTTAGCCACTTTTTCTGAAGTAAAACGTTGGAAATTAGGAGACTATAATTATGAAAAAAACTAG
- a CDS encoding PDxFFG protein: protein MKKTSILISYLLAGGGLATTAGGIIGGIKLYANNNELGVYNLDVASDNINEIKQDELVYANFLNAQGEKIATFAPLEDNKDGKYGIFLNSNIKSEKRIFSESEFADWFAQTYNRQTPIFELQLGVMKFVNEYWDAISPSEFFEYAKWFNKNVSWGPDALTLQHFALKKGVTRSGNNLLLGQHSAVRKEEAKIEFYPDSFFGSFPIYSELAGKGNGLDNLTYKIFHDAISKESLDEYFEKIPQQQVLANYDKSKVIAGIPATDLVKNETIYLYDLVKILKNSFPEDQEILAKLEKIKEPENFLVFNNAGQTIEDVQKKFELAILMFAHEKEIQLLKNYSFKFPEDFKKTYKIRDILNTIRSDLKNDDNNVPRGVLSLDLEGLEPDPTSEDQKTPANGKRTTDFILTQNVNPDISTLIAAELATKISEKVNEIVKNGFYDLYNINHPVGKTIGIYQKSPENRLFFPLGSGTESPSIEAQNEFLAEFDASLWSSYQIKSVKKLSNHELEVELTDPKDPEGSTKTIKFNLDPSSPNYAQSLEEFDSFKIAVDWKNRAIPKVIQEIETLKDGQTVKVYQLYGEIFDGLIDKVLKHKSTNGENLVGTYVDSEVDPNTGLKKYTTKTGEFIGYSHSSRIPYIALLKASSPFFKTTGINYLKYVGAHEYGHHQTLNYAQDNSDPDLNVVLNALSTNTGISLQSFYNFEVLQQYLNARSSGLSLRKATPSLNPEDKGIYPNFSFDSENNFEDESEIFGAKENQDLDKLISKKSRRFLQTIDGLKTAADIRKLKLYDLFLLNSIDPDSGTINPGISGASKFFRNRNSTSQEFTEDESNQEAKNQKGFINSNDIQGIFANSLTDGAGNKIQFDAQGKIHVADFEPSSDRRTFKNLKVHLFYENGKPVIDPLTFKNPESLGELQAKIREIQNNFEANIVKNFRDNGWDSSAQSFTRFSPSSPAFEKTLDSILHNPVENQAFFGTIIGENPQNLKASVEIPDSVFDLSKFLVEIQLLPNIPDSVANLARELLDKERNAGFKFLDFFKLFKGVQPDSSNNEISQAFEQFRTTLNLQNQLQPILNSMLNVSSKKDSDLHANLSNISSFKDSLFSKIPQIVSLLERLYTIYFQTLVEAFSKNGTSSGSAAGAGILTRLFTLRLNSELYKNLDKIIKFTDQSGQSISPSQLFVTLENFNDLPQTQQNNLSILTNGPIFASSYFGKIISVNGNQYYQNPKYDFYTGVQTQTKIDNVLDQSEFDHTKQLSERWTSPLGNLLKFSQVTAQKPLFGIAEDFKFNVSGTTIDKSKIYLDAWDKTVFGFDYENNYFGYQNENKQTEFSSTSDFIEFISIDPFALKISKINGEFVRNWDFDYVNSKFDLYKYSFDNLSKNFKFKENQTGNPAPKWTKGEKFDSKIEQLISIFNISREELQQNLQKFANNLMEAFEQSTLNLLIKNTKIDNKNIDHLFLSSVGFMGFKNFARKTRATLPSTKFGKLTNFDRIEIRGVDFAGFDETNSLVLDEESFVDSDLNNSENSEVFRWIKGFLEQKNIEATNLDLFKLQYLVGTKTVVDYTIDGLFQRFQRMNTDLELSWLRSKNSARFETKPDDFFSNYVYNFPESLTRDYVQIHYSPSDETLDNIMPGYKNISESNTGNEYFVDAIYTRKWIKNFIPAFDIAQAYSQTLISPFTNYFLTNYVTSKNSENLNTLYQNLTKTFQKAQEKQLYDQVLEFSQQEKAEIEKIQSEELPKKFIDKTLKNIENQGRIQEVNAKIKSQKDDIFAQTSIELSRVLSAYKGELGDSQTFSRANIQPVVGNLRWRNGYINQNISTNNGFFKDRFQRKVLNWELYDDNLEPVEDQTIRITNLKGEKVTNRPEAFWYYSLKTQGVGQRSLSGIWRDSKQDKVAFWGFLKNEDAQKAKYLTLEDEQTAQKFYIKLVSDSTNNIFYLKKQADLSTKWTLKDEGYSSWISSWSIIGEFKNALLRPGIDGLKRFRIYFSDENRQEIKDLFTLGNSKYLAENGKNFNLAPTYIEQKSNQTFLVIRPQFK, encoded by the coding sequence ATGAAAAAAACTAGTATTTTAATCAGTTATCTGCTTGCTGGCGGCGGACTTGCGACAACGGCCGGCGGAATTATCGGTGGAATTAAACTTTATGCAAATAATAACGAACTTGGAGTTTACAATCTTGATGTTGCCTCAGACAATATTAATGAAATTAAACAAGATGAGTTAGTTTATGCTAATTTTTTGAATGCCCAAGGTGAAAAAATTGCAACTTTTGCACCTTTAGAAGACAATAAAGACGGCAAATACGGTATTTTTTTAAATTCAAATATTAAATCTGAAAAAAGAATTTTTTCAGAATCAGAATTTGCAGACTGATTTGCCCAAACATATAACCGTCAAACTCCAATTTTTGAACTACAATTAGGGGTTATGAAATTTGTTAATGAATATTGGGATGCTATTTCACCTTCAGAGTTTTTTGAATATGCTAAATGATTCAATAAAAATGTTTCCTGAGGTCCTGATGCTTTGACATTACAACATTTTGCGCTCAAAAAAGGGGTAACACGGTCAGGAAATAACTTATTATTAGGTCAACATTCAGCTGTTCGAAAAGAAGAAGCAAAAATAGAATTTTATCCTGATTCATTTTTTGGTTCATTTCCAATTTATTCAGAATTAGCTGGAAAAGGTAACGGACTTGACAATTTAACTTACAAAATTTTTCATGATGCAATTTCAAAAGAATCACTTGATGAATATTTTGAAAAAATTCCACAACAACAAGTTTTAGCAAATTATGACAAATCCAAAGTTATTGCTGGAATTCCAGCCACTGATCTTGTTAAAAATGAGACAATTTATCTTTATGATTTAGTTAAAATTTTAAAAAATTCATTTCCTGAAGATCAAGAAATTTTAGCTAAATTAGAAAAAATTAAAGAGCCAGAGAATTTTTTGGTTTTTAATAATGCAGGCCAAACAATTGAGGATGTACAGAAAAAATTTGAACTCGCAATTCTCATGTTTGCGCATGAAAAGGAAATTCAGTTACTTAAAAATTATAGCTTCAAATTTCCCGAAGATTTTAAAAAAACTTATAAAATACGTGATATTTTAAATACAATTAGGTCTGATTTGAAAAATGATGACAATAATGTACCGCGCGGAGTTCTTTCTTTAGACCTTGAAGGTCTTGAGCCTGATCCAACCTCTGAAGACCAAAAAACTCCTGCTAATGGTAAAAGAACAACTGATTTTATACTAACCCAAAATGTAAATCCTGATATTTCAACACTTATTGCTGCTGAGTTAGCTACAAAAATTTCCGAAAAAGTTAATGAAATTGTTAAAAACGGATTTTATGACCTATATAATATAAATCACCCAGTTGGGAAAACAATTGGTATTTATCAAAAAAGCCCTGAAAATAGGCTATTCTTTCCACTTGGATCTGGTACTGAAAGTCCTTCAATTGAGGCGCAAAACGAATTTTTGGCTGAATTTGATGCTAGTTTGTGATCATCATACCAAATTAAGTCAGTCAAAAAATTATCAAATCATGAATTAGAAGTTGAACTAACAGATCCAAAAGACCCTGAAGGTTCAACAAAAACAATCAAATTTAATCTAGACCCATCAAGCCCAAATTATGCTCAAAGTCTTGAAGAATTTGATAGTTTTAAAATTGCTGTTGACTGAAAAAACCGGGCAATTCCAAAGGTTATTCAGGAAATAGAAACTCTAAAAGACGGACAAACAGTAAAAGTTTATCAACTTTATGGTGAAATTTTTGATGGACTAATTGATAAAGTTTTAAAACATAAATCAACAAATGGCGAAAATCTTGTTGGTACTTATGTTGATTCTGAAGTTGACCCAAACACAGGACTAAAAAAATATACCACAAAAACAGGCGAATTTATTGGTTATTCGCATTCATCAAGAATTCCTTATATCGCGCTTTTAAAAGCATCTTCACCATTTTTTAAAACAACCGGAATTAACTATTTAAAATATGTTGGCGCTCATGAATACGGACACCATCAAACTCTAAATTATGCCCAAGACAATTCTGATCCAGATTTAAATGTTGTTTTAAATGCTCTTTCGACAAATACCGGAATAAGTTTGCAGTCTTTTTATAATTTTGAAGTTCTTCAACAATATCTTAATGCAAGATCTTCTGGTCTAAGTTTGCGAAAAGCAACTCCAAGTTTGAACCCTGAAGATAAAGGAATTTATCCAAATTTTAGCTTTGACAGCGAAAATAACTTTGAGGATGAATCTGAAATTTTTGGCGCCAAAGAAAATCAAGATCTTGATAAGTTAATTTCTAAAAAATCTCGTAGATTCCTACAAACTATTGATGGGCTTAAAACTGCTGCAGATATTCGAAAACTAAAATTATATGATCTTTTTCTTCTAAACTCAATTGATCCAGATTCAGGGACAATAAATCCTGGAATTTCAGGTGCTTCTAAATTCTTCCGAAATAGAAATTCAACTTCGCAAGAATTTACTGAAGATGAATCAAATCAAGAGGCTAAAAACCAAAAAGGATTTATAAATTCTAACGATATTCAAGGCATTTTTGCTAATTCATTAACTGATGGAGCTGGAAATAAAATCCAATTTGACGCACAAGGTAAAATTCATGTCGCTGATTTTGAGCCAAGTTCTGACCGAAGAACTTTTAAAAATTTAAAAGTTCACTTATTTTACGAAAATGGTAAGCCAGTAATTGATCCTTTAACTTTCAAAAATCCTGAAAGTCTCGGTGAATTACAGGCAAAAATCCGTGAAATTCAGAATAATTTTGAGGCTAACATAGTTAAAAACTTTCGCGATAATGGGTGAGATTCAAGTGCTCAATCATTTACTAGATTTTCACCTTCAAGTCCAGCTTTTGAAAAAACACTTGATTCAATTTTGCACAACCCCGTTGAAAATCAAGCATTTTTTGGCACAATTATCGGTGAAAACCCTCAAAATTTAAAAGCCAGTGTTGAAATTCCAGATTCAGTTTTTGACTTGTCAAAATTTTTGGTAGAAATTCAACTTTTGCCTAACATTCCCGATAGTGTGGCGAATTTAGCAAGGGAATTATTAGATAAAGAAAGAAATGCCGGCTTTAAATTCCTTGATTTTTTCAAATTATTCAAGGGAGTTCAACCTGATTCCTCTAATAATGAAATTTCCCAAGCTTTTGAACAATTCAGAACAACACTTAATTTACAAAACCAACTTCAACCGATTCTTAACTCAATGCTTAACGTTTCTAGCAAAAAAGATTCAGATTTACATGCAAATTTAAGCAACATTTCGAGTTTTAAAGACTCACTTTTTTCAAAAATACCCCAAATAGTCTCACTTCTTGAAAGGCTATACACTATTTATTTCCAAACTTTAGTTGAGGCATTTTCAAAAAACGGTACAAGTTCTGGTTCGGCAGCAGGAGCAGGAATTTTAACTAGACTCTTTACTTTAAGACTTAATTCTGAACTATATAAAAATTTAGATAAAATTATAAAATTCACCGACCAAAGCGGGCAAAGTATTTCTCCTAGTCAGTTATTTGTAACATTAGAAAATTTTAATGATTTACCACAAACACAGCAAAATAATCTTAGTATTTTAACTAATGGTCCGATTTTTGCTAGTTCATATTTTGGGAAAATCATTTCAGTAAATGGAAATCAATACTATCAAAATCCAAAATATGACTTTTATACCGGTGTTCAAACTCAAACTAAAATTGATAATGTTCTTGATCAAAGCGAATTTGACCATACAAAACAATTATCAGAACGTTGGACTTCACCTCTTGGAAATCTTTTAAAATTTTCACAAGTGACTGCTCAAAAGCCACTTTTTGGAATTGCTGAAGATTTTAAATTTAATGTTTCAGGTACAACAATTGATAAATCCAAAATTTACCTCGATGCATGAGATAAAACTGTTTTTGGTTTTGATTATGAAAATAATTATTTTGGATATCAAAACGAAAATAAACAAACAGAATTTTCATCAACTTCAGATTTTATAGAATTTATTTCAATTGATCCATTTGCTCTTAAAATTTCAAAAATTAACGGTGAATTTGTTAGAAATTGAGATTTTGACTATGTTAATTCCAAGTTTGACCTTTATAAATATAGTTTTGATAATTTGTCTAAAAATTTCAAATTTAAAGAAAATCAAACTGGAAATCCAGCGCCTAAATGAACTAAAGGTGAAAAATTTGACTCAAAAATTGAACAATTAATTTCAATTTTTAATATTTCTCGTGAAGAATTACAACAAAATTTGCAAAAATTTGCGAACAATTTAATGGAAGCCTTTGAGCAATCAACTCTAAACTTGTTAATCAAAAATACAAAAATAGATAACAAAAATATTGATCACCTATTTTTATCATCTGTTGGTTTTATGGGATTTAAAAATTTTGCCCGAAAAACACGAGCAACTTTACCGTCAACAAAATTTGGGAAACTAACAAATTTTGATAGGATTGAAATTAGAGGGGTTGATTTTGCAGGTTTTGATGAAACAAATTCTTTGGTTTTAGATGAAGAATCTTTCGTTGACTCAGATTTAAATAACTCTGAAAACTCAGAAGTATTTAGATGAATCAAAGGCTTTTTGGAACAAAAAAATATTGAAGCTACCAACCTTGATTTGTTTAAATTGCAATATTTAGTAGGGACAAAAACCGTTGTTGACTACACAATTGATGGCTTATTCCAACGATTCCAACGAATGAATACAGATCTTGAACTGTCATGACTTCGGTCAAAAAATTCAGCTAGATTTGAGACAAAACCTGACGATTTTTTCAGTAATTATGTCTATAATTTTCCCGAATCTTTAACAAGAGACTATGTTCAAATTCATTATTCTCCAAGTGACGAAACGCTTGATAATATTATGCCAGGTTATAAAAATATCTCTGAATCTAATACTGGAAATGAGTATTTTGTTGACGCAATTTATACGAGAAAATGGATTAAAAATTTCATTCCCGCTTTTGACATCGCCCAGGCATACTCTCAAACTTTAATTAGTCCATTTACTAACTATTTTTTGACTAATTATGTAACTTCAAAAAATTCTGAAAATTTAAATACTTTATACCAAAACCTAACAAAAACTTTCCAAAAAGCACAAGAAAAACAACTTTATGATCAAGTTCTTGAGTTTAGTCAGCAAGAAAAGGCCGAAATTGAAAAAATCCAAAGTGAAGAACTACCTAAAAAATTCATTGATAAAACCTTAAAAAACATCGAAAATCAAGGAAGAATTCAGGAAGTTAATGCCAAAATTAAAAGCCAAAAAGATGATATTTTTGCTCAAACTTCAATTGAATTATCTCGAGTACTTTCAGCTTACAAAGGTGAACTTGGCGATTCACAAACATTTAGTAGAGCAAATATTCAACCGGTTGTTGGAAATCTTCGTTGAAGAAATGGCTATATAAATCAAAATATTTCTACAAATAATGGATTTTTTAAAGATCGCTTCCAAAGAAAAGTGCTAAATTGAGAATTGTATGATGACAATTTGGAACCTGTTGAGGATCAAACTATTCGAATAACTAACCTAAAAGGTGAAAAAGTAACAAACAGACCAGAAGCCTTTTGGTATTATTCTCTCAAAACTCAAGGTGTTGGCCAAAGATCGCTTTCAGGAATTTGGCGTGATTCTAAACAAGATAAAGTTGCCTTTTGAGGTTTTCTAAAAAATGAAGATGCCCAAAAAGCTAAATATTTAACTCTTGAAGATGAACAAACAGCCCAAAAATTCTACATCAAATTAGTGAGTGATTCTACAAATAACATTTTTTATCTAAAAAAACAAGCTGATTTATCAACAAAATGGACGCTAAAAGACGAAGGATATAGCTCATGAATTTCATCTTGGTCAATTATCGGTGAGTTCAAAAATGCACTTCTTAGACCAGGAATTGACGGTCTAAAAAGATTCAGAATTTACTTTTCAGATGAAAATAGGCAAGAAATTAAAGACTTATTTACATTAGGAAATTCAAAATATCTTGCTGAAAATGGTAAAAACTTCAATTTAGCACCAACATATATTGAACAAAAATCAAATCAAACATTCCTTGTAATCAGACCTCAATTTAAATAG
- a CDS encoding IS1634 family transposase, with protein MKKQNLVLFNVWGNSKDKLYKYVGWTQGYGKAPKRWFSLGNVQNLEKINPNAIQIIKEKLKLFSNLDDMNKVKIALLDSIKNSNIIEGSVFVGGELIEKLIEKHNIFESLPKSRHKNMKEIFNYLISKRITDPGSIINAFDKKDDYSNQINTSKNSFYRLLDLVFESQNQLLNSVNKMVTSELGKRDSEFYFDSSTVYFETFERNGLRIPGYSKDAKFKEDQIVIGLACDKNGIPFHIKVFKGNTGDSSTLIPFILDVESKYNIKNMTIIADRGMSTAANIRFLESRNYNFIISYRAKVGTQKFKNYLLDPSDYVNVSADFKYKKEEFYSSYKNKRYTENIRRRIITYSTKRAIKDRKAREEQIESFIKKQNKDGFIEVNKLFGKKPKYFKEISNMKFELDQSKIDKDKQFDGYYVYETNILNSNVLDIVEKYQKQWNIEANFRSLKGLLNIRPVFLRIDEHILAHTLLCFISLVILKTIIFKINKHISDNKLFENNQLTEVGLVTMLQKLRQRVEFNTLDQQITFKNRDGVPSDPNIWNRYDFYFNILINR; from the coding sequence ATGAAAAAACAAAATTTGGTTTTATTTAATGTTTGAGGAAACTCGAAAGATAAACTATATAAATATGTTGGCTGAACACAAGGTTACGGTAAAGCTCCAAAACGGTGATTTAGTTTAGGAAATGTGCAAAATTTGGAAAAAATTAATCCAAATGCTATTCAAATTATCAAAGAAAAGTTGAAATTGTTTTCAAATTTAGATGACATGAATAAAGTCAAGATTGCTTTGCTTGATTCTATTAAAAATTCCAACATAATCGAAGGTTCGGTTTTTGTTGGCGGGGAATTAATTGAAAAACTTATTGAAAAGCACAATATTTTTGAATCACTTCCTAAAAGTAGACATAAAAATATGAAAGAAATTTTTAACTACTTAATTTCAAAACGGATCACTGATCCTGGTAGCATTATTAATGCTTTTGATAAAAAAGATGACTACTCAAATCAAATAAATACTTCCAAAAATAGTTTTTATAGACTCCTAGATCTTGTCTTTGAGTCACAAAATCAACTTTTAAATAGTGTCAACAAAATGGTAACAAGTGAACTTGGAAAAAGGGACAGTGAATTTTATTTTGACTCATCAACAGTCTATTTTGAGACATTTGAAAGAAATGGATTAAGAATTCCTGGTTATTCTAAAGATGCTAAATTCAAAGAAGACCAAATTGTCATTGGCTTAGCGTGTGATAAAAATGGTATTCCTTTTCATATTAAAGTTTTTAAAGGAAATACCGGCGATTCTAGTACATTAATCCCTTTTATTTTAGATGTTGAATCCAAATATAATATCAAAAATATGACAATAATCGCTGATCGCGGCATGTCAACAGCCGCAAATATTCGATTTCTTGAATCAAGAAACTATAATTTCATTATTTCTTATCGTGCAAAGGTAGGGACTCAAAAATTTAAAAATTATTTACTAGATCCAAGCGATTATGTTAATGTAAGTGCGGATTTTAAGTATAAAAAAGAAGAATTTTATTCATCATATAAAAATAAAAGATACACTGAAAATATTAGAAGAAGAATTATTACTTACAGTACAAAAAGAGCGATAAAAGACAGAAAAGCTCGTGAAGAGCAAATCGAAAGTTTTATTAAAAAACAAAATAAAGACGGTTTTATCGAGGTAAACAAATTGTTTGGTAAAAAACCTAAATATTTTAAGGAAATTTCAAACATGAAATTTGAATTAGATCAAAGTAAAATTGACAAAGACAAACAATTTGATGGCTACTATGTTTATGAAACAAATATACTGAATTCGAATGTCTTAGATATAGTTGAAAAATACCAAAAACAGTGGAATATTGAAGCTAATTTTAGAAGTCTAAAAGGTTTGTTGAATATTCGGCCCGTATTTTTAAGAATTGACGAGCACATTCTAGCTCATACACTTTTGTGTTTTATCTCACTAGTTATTTTAAAAACTATAATATTTAAAATCAACAAACATATTAGTGATAACAAGTTATTTGAAAACAATCAATTAACTGAAGTTGGTTTAGTAACGATGTTGCAAAAATTAAGGCAAAGGGTTGAATTTAACACTTTAGATCAGCAAATAACATTTAAAAATCGAGATGGTGTCCCTAGTGATCCGAATATTTGAAATAGGTACGATTTTTACTTTAATATCTTAATAAATAGGTAA
- the asnS gene encoding asparagine--tRNA ligase, whose amino-acid sequence MSVSINEIFIHPELYDQKKITVQGWITNIRGNLKIMFVELNDGSSFKNLQCVLKSDNIDFTKVENLAIGEAIEISGVFSSTPERQQNGEVLVEDLEAKGRNYNNNFPIQNQEISLEVLRQIPHFRHRTRLFRAIMRLRSSLFYEIHKFFRRQGFVNFSAPILTSNDGEGAGETFIVDDEQKDFFNKKTTLGVTGQLHAEAYALGFKKVYTFAPTFRAERSNTRKHAAEFWMIEPEVAFFDLEQIIELATKLLQKVIKSVIIRNKDEFAFLEKVGDKNLRRRLIQFCDSQVAQVTYEQAIKLLSDHKDQFEEKNLFFGADLKTEHERFLSEQIFRAPVVVINYPKSLKAFYMHQNDDGKTVAAFDLLVPGIGELIGGSQREVRYEKLHERITDLNMKVEDFQWYLDLRKFGNPGSSGFGLGFERLLMFVTGIDNIRDVIPFPRTNKNILM is encoded by the coding sequence ATGTCGGTATCAATTAATGAAATTTTTATACATCCTGAGTTGTATGATCAGAAGAAAATTACAGTTCAAGGTTGAATTACAAATATTCGCGGTAATCTAAAAATAATGTTCGTCGAACTAAATGATGGTTCGTCATTTAAAAATTTACAATGTGTCCTTAAGAGTGATAATATTGACTTTACAAAAGTAGAAAATTTAGCAATTGGTGAAGCTATTGAGATTAGTGGTGTTTTTTCAAGCACTCCTGAACGCCAACAAAATGGTGAGGTTTTAGTTGAGGATTTAGAGGCCAAAGGTCGTAATTATAACAATAATTTTCCGATTCAAAATCAAGAAATTTCCTTAGAAGTTCTTAGACAAATTCCACATTTTCGTCACCGAACTCGACTTTTTCGTGCGATAATGAGACTAAGATCTTCACTTTTTTATGAAATTCATAAATTTTTTCGTCGTCAAGGATTTGTTAATTTTTCAGCACCAATTTTAACCTCAAACGATGGTGAAGGTGCTGGTGAAACTTTTATTGTTGACGATGAGCAAAAAGATTTTTTTAACAAAAAAACAACTTTAGGTGTTACAGGTCAACTTCATGCTGAAGCTTATGCTCTTGGTTTTAAAAAAGTCTACACTTTTGCCCCTACGTTTCGCGCTGAGCGATCAAATACTAGAAAACATGCTGCCGAATTTTGGATGATTGAACCTGAAGTAGCGTTTTTTGATCTTGAACAAATTATTGAATTAGCGACAAAATTACTTCAAAAAGTAATAAAATCTGTAATAATTCGCAACAAAGATGAATTTGCATTTCTAGAAAAAGTGGGTGATAAAAACCTGCGCCGACGTTTAATTCAATTCTGTGATTCTCAAGTAGCACAAGTAACTTACGAACAAGCAATTAAATTACTTTCTGACCACAAAGATCAATTTGAGGAAAAGAACCTGTTTTTTGGTGCCGATTTAAAAACTGAGCATGAACGGTTTTTATCTGAACAAATTTTTCGCGCCCCTGTTGTTGTAATTAATTATCCAAAATCTCTAAAAGCATTTTACATGCACCAGAACGATGATGGCAAAACTGTCGCAGCCTTTGATCTTTTAGTTCCAGGAATTGGTGAGTTAATCGGTGGGTCTCAACGTGAAGTTCGTTATGAAAAACTACACGAGAGAATTACCGACTTGAACATGAAAGTTGAAGATTTCCAATGATACCTTGATTTGCGTAAATTTGGTAACCCCGGCTCAAGTGGTTTTGGACTTGGTTTTGAAAGATTGCTAATGTTTGTTACTGGAA